The following nucleotide sequence is from Flavimarina sp. Hel_I_48.
AGGCTCAGTCCGGAGAACTTCGACAGGCTCAGTCCGGGGAACTTCGACAGGCTCAGTCCGTGGAACTTCGACAGGCTCATTCCGGGGAATTTTGACAGGCTCTGTCCGGGGAACTTCGATACGCTCAGCAAAGCTTAATTTGCTTTTTAGTTCGGCTTTTAATTTTTCACAGTATGCTGCCGATTCATTACCGTGTAATTGAATGATATTAAGTTTAAAATGGTCAATTTTTGCCAGAATATCACTGATTTCAGCATCTACAAATACGCCAACTTTTTTAATTTCTTCCGGCAATGCCTTCAGTTCTTCCGCAAAAGTTGCCTGCTCCTCACAATACCGCGGACTGCCCTTATAGAATATAAAACCCAAATAATCTGGCTGAAGTTGGCCCACTTCAGCCATGTTCAATTTCATTCCGCAGATTTTAAGTCTCATGATATTTTTTTAAAGTTCCCGCCTTTCTTGAAGGGAAGGGCTTAATTACACCTCTTTCAGCTTCGCTGAAATTTTCCCCTCATTGAAAAAGAGGGGAGGCGTAAGACATTTCAGTTCCCCCTTTGGGGGCTAGGGGGATTTATTTTTGCAATAAACTCCTTCGCACTTTTGCCCGGATCATTGGTTTTCATAAAATTCTCACCTATTAAAAATCCTTTATAACCATAAGGCTGCAGTTCTTGTATTGCGTTTATTGAACTGATCCCGCTCTCAGAAACCTTGACAAAATCATTGGGGATTTTATCAGAAAGGCTCTTGCTGATCTCGAGGCTCACCTCAAAGGTTTTGAGATTCCTGTTGTTCACGCCCAGCATATCCAGAGAAGGCATAATCGATTTTTCAAGTTCGTCAAGGTTGTGCACTTCGAGCAACACATCCATTCCCAACTGTTTTGCTAGTTCAGAAAAAGCTTTGATTTCGCTCTTTTCAAGCACTGCGGCGATCAATAAAATAACATCTGCACCATAAGCTTTAGCTTCCAGGATCTGATATTCATCTATTATAAATTCCTTGCGCAATAGCGGAAATTTAACCGAAGCCCGCGCAATTAAAAGATCGTCCAGTGAACCACCAAAATATTTTGCGTCTGTTAAAACACTCATGCCACAAACCCCGGCCTGCTCATAACCCTGTGCCACATCCTGTACGTTGAGTCCATTATTGATGACCGACTTACTGGGTGAGCGGCGTTTGTGTTCAGCGATTATTCCAGAACTGCTTTCCCGTAAAATAGTGGCTAAAGATGCCGATTTTCGGTCAAAAAGCACCGATTTTTCGAGCTGTTTTACCGGAATTAATCCTTTTCTCAAAGCAACTTCCTTTCGTTTGTCTGCTACTATTTTATCTAGAATGTTCAAAATCAATTATTATTACTATTTATATTTTTATTAAAGCCCTGTTTTATAATTTCCCCTTCGGAGGTTAGGAGGATTAAATTCCCCCTTTGGGGGCTAGGGGGATCAATGTATTCAGTTTCTCCAGCGCTTTTCCACTTAATAACGTTTCTTTTGCCAGTTCAAAACCAGCTTTTGGTTCTAATTTTTTAACGGTTGCGATAGCCATTCCTGCATTTGCAGAAACCACATTATTCTGAGCTTCGCTGCCTTTACCAGAAATCACTTTCATAAAAATCTCAGCCGATTCTTTTACGCTTTCTCCGCCGTAAATGGCTTCTTCCTCGATTTCTGTTACTCCAAAATCTTCTGGAGACAGCATACGCTCGCTATTGTTTGTAATGGCCTTCGTTTTTCCGGTTAGGGCAATCTCGTCATAGCCGTCAAGCGCGTGCAGGATGGTAAAATTTTTATCGCCTTTTTGATACAAATAGCCATACATACGGGCCAGTTCCAGATTAAATACGCCCACCAACTGATTTTCTGGAAATGCAGGGTTTACCATGGGCCCCAGCATATTAAAGAAGGTTTTAACCGCAAGATCCCGGCGAATTGGGGCAACGTTTTTCATCGCAGGATGAAAGAGTGGGGCGTGCAATACACAAATCCCGGCTTCGTCCAGACAACGTTTCAGGAAATCCTTATCGCTGCTGAAACTAAT
It contains:
- the trpC gene encoding indole-3-glycerol phosphate synthase TrpC, with amino-acid sequence MNILDKIVADKRKEVALRKGLIPVKQLEKSVLFDRKSASLATILRESSSGIIAEHKRRSPSKSVINNGLNVQDVAQGYEQAGVCGMSVLTDAKYFGGSLDDLLIARASVKFPLLRKEFIIDEYQILEAKAYGADVILLIAAVLEKSEIKAFSELAKQLGMDVLLEVHNLDELEKSIMPSLDMLGVNNRNLKTFEVSLEISKSLSDKIPNDFVKVSESGISSINAIQELQPYGYKGFLIGENFMKTNDPGKSAKEFIAKINPPSPQRGN
- a CDS encoding phosphoribosylanthranilate isomerase, producing MRLKICGMKLNMAEVGQLQPDYLGFIFYKGSPRYCEEQATFAEELKALPEEIKKVGVFVDAEISDILAKIDHFKLNIIQLHGNESAAYCEKLKAELKSKLSFAERIEVPRTEPVKIPRNEPVEVPRTEPVEVPRTEPVEVLRTEPVEVWKVFGIKDEFNFSILKDYEPLVDKFLFDTKGKAKGGNGYTFDWSVLKAYPSKKPFILSGGIGPQELDKLKELSKTDLPLYGIDVNSKFETEPGSKDVKLLRDFKEKLLQV
- the trpD gene encoding anthranilate phosphoribosyltransferase is translated as MKHILNRLINHEQLDKQEAREVLVNISEGKYNPSQIASFMTVYMMRSVSIGELEGFRDALLDLCLAVDFEGYNSIDLCGTGGDGKNTFNISTLSSFVTAGAGVNVTKHGNYGVSSVSGSSNVMEHLGISFSSDKDFLKRCLDEAGICVLHAPLFHPAMKNVAPIRRDLAVKTFFNMLGPMVNPAFPENQLVGVFNLELARMYGYLYQKGDKNFTILHALDGYDEIALTGKTKAITNNSERMLSPEDFGVTEIEEEAIYGGESVKESAEIFMKVISGKGSEAQNNVVSANAGMAIATVKKLEPKAGFELAKETLLSGKALEKLNTLIPLAPKGGI